One genomic segment of Rubrobacter calidifluminis includes these proteins:
- a CDS encoding DsbA family protein encodes MILALIVAAAIVVAAILVAISQLGGGGASSGEVSKLYAGVPQNGTTLGKGSAPVTIYLYEDFQCPYCGEFSRNVFPRLVKDYVKPGRVKLVSEPMAFIGPDSVKAAEAALAAAKQNRYWGYYYLLFANQKTENSGYVTDDFLNNLAQKTPGLDMNRWKGALSDPSLAKGLEKVQKKASAEGVNSTPTLIVEGPGGKKKLTGDQAQSYGKISSTIKQVGGS; translated from the coding sequence ATGATACTCGCCCTGATCGTGGCGGCTGCGATCGTCGTTGCTGCGATCCTGGTCGCGATCAGCCAGCTCGGCGGAGGCGGTGCCTCAAGTGGGGAGGTGAGCAAGCTCTACGCCGGGGTGCCGCAGAACGGCACGACCCTCGGGAAGGGGAGCGCTCCGGTCACCATCTACCTCTACGAGGATTTCCAGTGCCCCTACTGCGGGGAGTTCAGCCGCAACGTCTTCCCCAGGCTGGTGAAGGACTACGTCAAGCCTGGCAGGGTGAAGCTGGTCTCCGAGCCCATGGCGTTCATCGGGCCTGATTCGGTAAAGGCCGCCGAGGCCGCGCTCGCTGCGGCGAAACAGAACCGCTACTGGGGATACTATTATCTGCTCTTCGCCAACCAGAAGACCGAGAACAGCGGCTACGTGACCGACGATTTTCTGAACAACCTGGCCCAAAAGACCCCGGGGCTCGACATGAACCGCTGGAAGGGCGCTCTCTCCGACCCTTCACTCGCGAAGGGGCTCGAGAAGGTACAGAAGAAGGCGAGTGCCGAGGGGGTCAACTCTACCCCGACCCTGATCGTCGAGGGGCCCGGCGGGAAGAAGAAGCTCACCGGCGATCAGGCGCAGAGCTACGGCAAGATCTCCTCGACCATAAAGCAGGTCGGTGGCTCCTAG
- a CDS encoding 2-phosphosulfolactate phosphatase, protein MCGERILKVSYSGGERGAREAARRGATVVVVDTFRASATIAVLVSLGARVRPVGSVAEALAAEGDYKVGERGGAKVRGFDFGNSPTEILGAGIVPGSTVVLTTTNGTRIIRAATGSPRILAGSFVNASAVAGALHPGDGEVAVIGCGWRGHRAAEDERAAGAIIARLVGKGAEPDQRARRVMRDYQERPIRALRRVSAARRLLRLGYEKDLDLCLSEDTFPVVPMLLDGAFADPGGYRTIPGALSHNPGYCGQISS, encoded by the coding sequence ATGTGTGGCGAGCGGATCCTGAAGGTTAGCTACTCGGGTGGAGAGCGTGGCGCCCGGGAGGCGGCCCGCCGGGGGGCCACGGTCGTGGTGGTGGACACCTTCAGGGCCTCGGCGACGATAGCGGTGCTCGTGTCCCTGGGGGCGCGGGTGAGGCCGGTGGGATCCGTCGCCGAGGCCCTGGCCGCGGAGGGTGACTACAAGGTGGGGGAGCGCGGCGGGGCCAAGGTGAGGGGTTTCGATTTCGGGAACTCTCCGACCGAGATTCTCGGGGCCGGGATAGTGCCAGGCTCGACGGTAGTCCTCACCACTACCAACGGGACGCGCATCATTCGAGCCGCGACGGGATCTCCCCGTATCCTGGCCGGATCCTTCGTAAACGCCAGCGCGGTGGCCGGGGCTCTCCACCCGGGGGACGGGGAGGTTGCGGTGATCGGTTGCGGATGGAGGGGCCACCGGGCCGCGGAGGACGAGCGGGCCGCCGGGGCAATCATAGCCCGTCTGGTGGGAAAGGGAGCCGAGCCGGACCAGCGGGCCCGGAGGGTGATGCGCGATTACCAGGAGCGTCCCATACGGGCCCTCCGCCGCGTGAGTGCGGCCCGCAGGCTCCTCCGTCTTGGCTACGAGAAGGACCTTGATCTCTGCCTCTCCGAGGACACCTTCCCGGTGGTCCCGATGCTGCTGGACGGGGCCTTCGCGGATCCAGGAGGATATCGGACGATTCCTGGTGCGCTATCGCACAATCCGGGCTACTGCGGGCAAATTTCTTCTTGA
- a CDS encoding septal ring lytic transglycosylase RlpA family protein — MATLVLPLRRRVRVFCLLLCSSVVFSLVAPGVARAQQMVASWYGPGFQGALTASGQPFNMYDYTAASPYLPFGTKLRVCYDGCVVVTVNDRGPYVAGRQLDLSYAAAQAIGLTSVGVGTVDVQEVPVSTPTGPSTSEGKASTQPSAPASSASSGASAAGPAGEASSGASGPTASSPASSQYSSAGQDRYANPARDQYANAARDQYGGEQEPGGGAPRPPASPQAAVPPPAPVPSQLEVPPPQLVKPDSTAQRAIEMGLAKAPEGYKGPVAGAEQAGLTASSSATSRPSAPASSPAPQSSRGSSSQSSWSSDAASPVGGSEQEGAGGMTVLPDTGGAPPVAFVSGTALLALGMLGAIRIFRR; from the coding sequence TTGGCGACTCTCGTCTTGCCGCTTCGGCGCAGGGTCAGGGTTTTCTGTTTGCTTCTCTGTTCTTCTGTGGTCTTCTCGCTGGTGGCCCCCGGGGTGGCCCGGGCGCAGCAAATGGTGGCCAGCTGGTACGGCCCTGGCTTCCAGGGCGCGCTCACGGCGAGCGGTCAGCCGTTCAACATGTACGACTACACCGCCGCCTCCCCGTACCTGCCGTTCGGCACCAAGCTCAGGGTCTGCTACGATGGGTGCGTGGTGGTCACGGTCAACGACCGGGGGCCGTACGTGGCGGGCAGGCAGCTCGACCTCTCCTACGCCGCCGCCCAGGCCATCGGGCTCACCTCCGTTGGTGTCGGCACGGTCGACGTACAGGAGGTGCCGGTCTCTACCCCGACCGGTCCTTCGACTTCTGAGGGCAAGGCATCGACGCAGCCCAGCGCTCCGGCCAGCTCCGCGTCTTCGGGTGCGTCCGCTGCAGGGCCTGCGGGCGAGGCATCGTCCGGCGCTAGCGGGCCGACCGCTTCCAGCCCGGCATCCTCCCAGTACTCCAGCGCTGGGCAGGACCGGTACGCGAACCCCGCCCGGGATCAGTACGCGAACGCGGCGCGAGATCAGTATGGCGGGGAGCAGGAACCTGGGGGAGGCGCCCCTCGGCCGCCGGCATCGCCGCAGGCTGCGGTTCCGCCGCCGGCTCCTGTACCCTCCCAGCTTGAGGTTCCGCCGCCCCAGCTCGTGAAGCCCGACTCCACCGCCCAGAGGGCCATAGAGATGGGCCTCGCCAAGGCCCCGGAGGGGTATAAGGGGCCCGTGGCCGGGGCTGAGCAGGCCGGCTTGACGGCCTCTTCCTCTGCCACGTCCCGGCCGTCTGCTCCAGCGTCTTCCCCCGCTCCCCAGAGCTCCAGAGGTTCTTCCTCTCAGAGCTCCTGGAGCTCCGATGCTGCTTCTCCAGTCGGCGGGAGCGAGCAGGAGGGGGCGGGAGGGATGACCGTACTTCCTGACACCGGAGGGGCGCCGCCCGTGGCGTTCGTCTCCGGGACGGCACTGCTCGCTCTCGGGATGCTCGGCGCCATCCGGATATTTCGCCGCTAG
- a CDS encoding aldo/keto reductase: protein MRYRTIHGTDISVSEVGFGVWTITTGWWGDVDRQRSVNLLREAFEFGINYFDTADTYGRGFGEEVLADAGLTSAGMRDKVVISTKFGYDFYNHAEREGQHERPQNWSEEFLRFALEQSLRRLGTDYIDFIQLHNPKSDAIDNDALFELLEEFKREGKVRAYGVALGPAIGWRQEGLRAIHERRVQVVQMIYNILEQDPGRDFIAAAREAGSSLVVRVPHSSGMLEGHYDENTTFPENDHRRHRPKEWLVEGVRKVEQLRFLEESGRTLGQAALKFCLAEPEVVSTLPNIYGREQLEEFAAAPDTPDLTDEELDRIAELYENNFGLAPASRR from the coding sequence ATGAGGTACCGCACCATCCACGGCACGGACATTAGCGTATCCGAGGTAGGTTTCGGGGTATGGACGATAACCACCGGCTGGTGGGGTGATGTAGACAGGCAGCGTTCGGTCAACCTGCTCAGGGAAGCCTTCGAGTTCGGCATCAACTACTTCGACACCGCGGACACCTACGGCAGGGGGTTCGGCGAGGAGGTTCTGGCTGATGCCGGGCTCACCTCCGCGGGCATGCGCGACAAGGTGGTGATCTCGACGAAGTTCGGCTACGACTTCTACAACCACGCCGAACGCGAAGGTCAGCACGAGCGTCCGCAGAACTGGTCGGAGGAGTTCCTGCGCTTCGCGCTGGAGCAGAGTCTGAGGCGACTCGGCACCGATTACATAGACTTCATTCAGCTGCACAATCCCAAGTCCGACGCCATAGACAATGACGCGCTCTTCGAGCTGCTTGAGGAATTCAAACGGGAGGGCAAGGTCCGCGCCTACGGCGTCGCCCTCGGCCCGGCCATCGGCTGGCGGCAGGAAGGCCTGCGCGCGATCCACGAGCGCCGCGTGCAGGTGGTGCAGATGATCTACAACATCCTCGAGCAGGATCCCGGCCGGGACTTCATCGCCGCCGCGCGGGAGGCCGGCTCGAGCCTCGTCGTCCGCGTCCCACACTCGAGCGGTATGCTCGAGGGTCACTACGACGAGAACACCACCTTCCCGGAAAACGACCACCGGCGTCACCGCCCGAAAGAGTGGCTCGTCGAGGGCGTCAGGAAGGTCGAGCAGCTGCGCTTCCTCGAAGAGAGCGGGCGCACCCTGGGCCAGGCGGCGCTCAAGTTCTGCCTGGCCGAACCGGAGGTGGTCTCCACCCTGCCCAACATCTACGGCAGGGAACAGCTCGAAGAGTTCGCCGCCGCCCCCGACACCCCCGACCTCACCGACGAAGAGCTCGACCGCATAGCGGAGCTCTACGAGAACAACTTCGGCCTCGCGCCCGCGAGCAGGAGGTGA
- a CDS encoding chlorite dismutase family protein, with protein MAETKIRQHHEQEEENLPVQYINYTFFKLDPLWRRLPSEERERGKQEFLDAVESGAEQMILRSYSLLGLRSDADFMLWRIAYDLDAFERMTGALLNTGLGRYLSVAYSYFAISRRSIYVGEHTPGFENKRYIVPGEGEYLFVYPFVKRREWYRLPLEERQRMMNEHMKVGRAHYPIKNNTAYCFGIDDYEFILSFEAESPKKFQDLMMDLRETEASSYTELDTPIFTCRRRSLPDILDFLG; from the coding sequence ATGGCCGAAACGAAGATCCGCCAGCACCACGAACAAGAGGAGGAGAACCTCCCGGTCCAGTACATAAACTACACCTTCTTCAAGCTCGACCCGCTCTGGAGGAGGCTCCCGTCCGAGGAGCGTGAGCGCGGCAAGCAGGAGTTCCTGGACGCGGTGGAGAGCGGCGCGGAGCAGATGATCCTGCGCTCCTACTCCCTGCTCGGGCTCCGCTCTGACGCAGACTTTATGCTCTGGCGCATCGCATACGACCTGGACGCCTTCGAGAGGATGACCGGCGCGCTGCTCAACACCGGGCTCGGCCGGTACCTCTCGGTCGCCTACTCCTACTTCGCCATCAGCCGCCGCTCCATCTACGTCGGGGAACACACACCCGGCTTCGAGAACAAACGTTACATCGTACCCGGAGAGGGAGAGTATCTCTTCGTCTATCCGTTCGTGAAGCGTCGCGAGTGGTACCGGCTCCCGCTCGAAGAGCGCCAGCGGATGATGAACGAGCACATGAAGGTCGGCCGCGCCCACTACCCGATAAAAAACAACACCGCCTACTGCTTCGGCATCGACGACTACGAGTTCATCCTCTCCTTCGAGGCCGAGTCCCCGAAGAAGTTTCAGGACCTCATGATGGATCTGCGCGAGACCGAGGCCAGCAGCTATACCGAACTCGACACCCCCATCTTCACCTGCCGACGTAGATCTTTACCGGATATCCTAGATTTTTTAGGATAG
- a CDS encoding PLP-dependent cysteine synthase family protein: MITRIRDRIGARPTELVGNTPLVELSGIGREVPGVRILGKAEWYNPGGSVKDRPALWMIRAGERRGALRKGKTILDATSGNTGIAYAWIGATLGYRVKLCMPANASEERKKILRAYGVEIVLTDPGEGSDGAIREARRLYAEDPERYFYPDQYSNPANPRAHYETTAPEIWEQTAGEVTHFVAGLGTSGTFVGTARRLKEYNPEIKVISFEPDSPFHGLEGMKHMESAIVPEIYDPLVADENRAASTEAAYAMVKRVAREEGLLIGISAGAAVATSLEVAKEIGEGVVVTILPDGADKYLSESFWED; encoded by the coding sequence ATGATTACTCGGATTAGAGACAGGATAGGCGCACGCCCTACGGAGCTGGTCGGCAACACCCCTCTGGTGGAGCTATCTGGCATCGGGCGTGAGGTACCCGGGGTAAGGATTCTTGGCAAAGCGGAGTGGTACAACCCGGGAGGCTCGGTCAAGGACCGTCCGGCGCTGTGGATGATCCGCGCCGGCGAGAGGAGGGGGGCCCTCAGGAAAGGCAAGACGATCCTCGACGCGACCAGCGGCAACACGGGCATAGCGTACGCCTGGATCGGGGCGACGCTTGGCTACCGGGTGAAGCTGTGCATGCCGGCCAACGCGAGCGAGGAGCGCAAGAAGATCCTGAGGGCGTACGGGGTAGAGATCGTGCTCACGGACCCGGGAGAGGGTTCGGACGGGGCGATCCGGGAGGCGAGGAGGCTTTACGCCGAGGATCCGGAGCGGTATTTCTATCCGGACCAGTACTCCAACCCGGCCAATCCGAGGGCGCACTACGAGACCACGGCGCCCGAGATCTGGGAGCAGACGGCCGGGGAGGTTACGCACTTCGTCGCCGGGCTCGGCACCAGCGGCACCTTCGTCGGGACCGCGCGAAGACTCAAGGAGTACAACCCGGAGATAAAGGTGATCTCCTTCGAGCCGGACTCTCCGTTCCACGGCCTCGAGGGCATGAAACACATGGAGAGTGCGATCGTACCCGAGATCTACGACCCGCTCGTCGCCGACGAGAACCGCGCCGCCTCGACCGAGGCGGCCTACGCGATGGTGAAGCGGGTGGCGCGCGAGGAGGGGCTGCTCATCGGCATCTCCGCCGGGGCCGCGGTGGCCACCTCGCTCGAAGTTGCAAAGGAGATCGGGGAGGGGGTCGTCGTGACGATACTGCCCGACGGGGCGGACAAGTACCTCTCCGAGAGCTTCTGGGAGGACTAG
- a CDS encoding M67 family metallopeptidase, whose translation MPLKIGRGDIRNIEEHAREAYPEECAGVLVGMNAGETKIVVDVWRAENTHEGERERRFLIEPLKIREFEERAEEREMEVLGFYHTHPDHPAEPSEYDREHAWPGWSYVIASVGADGIKDIRSWVLKADRSGYDEETLVE comes from the coding sequence TTGCCGCTAAAGATCGGACGGGGAGACATCCGCAACATCGAGGAACATGCGAGGGAGGCGTACCCGGAGGAATGCGCCGGCGTGCTCGTCGGGATGAACGCCGGGGAGACGAAGATCGTGGTGGACGTGTGGCGGGCGGAGAACACCCACGAGGGTGAGCGCGAGCGCCGCTTCCTCATCGAACCTTTGAAGATAAGGGAGTTCGAGGAGAGGGCCGAGGAGCGGGAGATGGAAGTCCTCGGCTTCTACCACACCCACCCGGATCATCCGGCGGAACCCTCGGAGTACGACCGGGAGCATGCCTGGCCCGGGTGGTCCTACGTCATAGCCTCTGTCGGGGCCGACGGCATCAAGGACATACGTTCCTGGGTGCTCAAGGCCGACCGCTCGGGTTACGACGAAGAGACGCTGGTGGAGTAG
- a CDS encoding ubiquitin-like small modifier protein 1 gives MPKVKIPTPLRQYAGGNAEVTITGKTAGEALGKLAEEYPELRQHLYTGDGKLRSFVNVYKGDEDIRYLDGPETAVSDDDELSIIPSIAGGCRGETR, from the coding sequence ATGCCCAAGGTCAAGATTCCAACGCCCTTGAGACAGTATGCGGGGGGCAACGCCGAGGTCACCATCACCGGCAAGACCGCCGGGGAGGCTCTCGGCAAACTCGCCGAGGAGTACCCGGAGCTCAGGCAGCACCTCTACACCGGGGACGGCAAGCTTCGCTCGTTCGTGAACGTCTACAAGGGTGACGAGGACATCCGCTACCTCGACGGGCCGGAGACCGCCGTCTCGGATGACGACGAGCTCTCGATCATCCCGTCCATCGCGGGGGGTTGTCGCGGGGAGACCCGCTGA
- the moeB gene encoding molybdopterin-synthase adenylyltransferase MoeB, producing MQTRKPLIHETNGQVELTNEEIARYSRHLIMPEVALEGQKKLKQARVLTIGAGGLGAPLAMYLAAAGVGTIGIVDFDVVDESNLHRQIIHGTSDVGRPKLESARETIEDINPNVRVEAFEEQLTSENALDIFRDFDIIVDGTDNFPTRYLVNDACVLLGKPNVYGSIFRFEGQASVFYAEEGPCYRCLYPEPPPPGLVPSCAEGGVLGILPGAIGVIQATETVKLILGIGEPLIGRLLLYDALGMRFREMKLRKNPQCPICGENRTIHELIDYEEFCGIPQARAAEEENEVPEITVQELKEKLDRGEISVLDVREPHEYAVANIGAPLIPLGELPERLAELDRDRPLAVHCKSGARSARAVKLLRDAGFENVYNVKGGINAWSEEIDPSVPKY from the coding sequence ATGCAGACGCGCAAACCTCTGATACACGAGACGAACGGGCAGGTCGAGCTTACCAACGAGGAGATCGCCCGCTACAGCCGCCACCTGATCATGCCCGAAGTGGCGCTGGAGGGGCAGAAGAAGCTCAAGCAGGCCCGGGTGCTGACGATCGGAGCCGGCGGGCTCGGCGCGCCGCTCGCGATGTACCTCGCGGCGGCGGGGGTCGGCACCATCGGGATCGTCGACTTCGACGTCGTCGACGAGTCGAACCTGCACCGGCAGATCATCCACGGGACCTCCGATGTGGGCCGGCCCAAGCTCGAGAGCGCCCGCGAGACCATCGAGGACATAAACCCCAACGTCAGGGTCGAGGCCTTCGAGGAGCAGCTGACGAGCGAGAATGCCCTCGACATCTTCCGCGACTTCGACATCATCGTCGACGGCACGGACAACTTCCCGACCCGCTATCTCGTCAACGACGCATGCGTCCTTCTGGGCAAGCCGAACGTCTACGGCTCCATCTTCCGCTTCGAGGGGCAGGCGAGCGTGTTCTACGCGGAGGAAGGGCCGTGCTACCGCTGCCTCTACCCCGAGCCGCCGCCTCCGGGGCTCGTCCCGAGCTGCGCCGAGGGTGGGGTGCTGGGGATCCTTCCCGGCGCGATCGGGGTCATCCAGGCCACCGAGACGGTGAAGCTCATCCTCGGGATCGGGGAGCCCCTGATCGGGCGGCTCCTGCTCTACGACGCCCTTGGCATGCGCTTCCGGGAGATGAAGCTGCGCAAGAACCCCCAGTGCCCGATCTGCGGTGAGAACCGTACGATCCACGAGCTCATAGACTACGAGGAGTTCTGCGGCATCCCGCAGGCCCGGGCGGCCGAGGAGGAGAACGAGGTGCCGGAGATCACCGTGCAGGAGCTCAAGGAGAAGCTCGACCGCGGCGAGATCTCGGTGCTCGACGTACGCGAGCCGCACGAGTATGCGGTCGCGAACATCGGGGCTCCGCTCATCCCGCTCGGTGAGTTGCCGGAGCGCCTGGCCGAGCTCGACCGCGACAGGCCGCTCGCCGTCCACTGCAAGAGCGGTGCGCGCAGCGCCAGGGCCGTGAAGCTTCTGCGGGACGCCGGCTTCGAGAACGTCTACAACGTCAAGGGCGGGATCAACGCCTGGAGCGAGGAGATAGACCCGAGCGTCCCGAAGTACTAG
- a CDS encoding SDR family NAD(P)-dependent oxidoreductase — protein MDFLRDRVALVTGGSRGIGEAIVRTLCGAGAGVVLHYNRGEREARKIASETGHCLCVGADLEDASSVEGLWSEAVGWRGRVDVLVNNAGIYEPVSVEDGGRWKEVWQRTLGINLISAADLCRKAILHFRERGGGTIINVASRAAFRGDDPEYMPYAASKGGMVSLTRTIARGFAREGILAYTVAPGFVETEMAREFVRRGGEDPAREIPLGSLAPPQEVANVVAFLASGAVRHATGATIDINGASYVH, from the coding sequence ATGGATTTTCTGCGGGACAGGGTGGCGCTCGTTACCGGCGGGTCGCGTGGCATCGGCGAGGCCATCGTGAGGACGCTGTGCGGGGCCGGGGCCGGGGTGGTGCTCCACTACAACAGGGGCGAGAGGGAGGCGCGAAAGATAGCCTCCGAGACCGGGCACTGTCTCTGCGTGGGGGCCGACCTGGAGGACGCATCCTCCGTGGAGGGGCTCTGGTCCGAGGCGGTCGGGTGGCGGGGACGGGTAGACGTGCTGGTGAACAACGCAGGCATCTACGAGCCGGTCTCCGTGGAAGACGGTGGTCGCTGGAAGGAGGTCTGGCAGAGGACGCTCGGGATCAACCTGATCTCCGCCGCGGATCTCTGCCGGAAGGCCATCCTCCACTTCAGGGAGCGCGGGGGCGGCACGATCATCAACGTCGCGAGCCGGGCGGCCTTCCGCGGGGACGACCCCGAGTACATGCCCTACGCTGCCTCCAAGGGAGGCATGGTCTCGCTCACCCGCACCATCGCCCGGGGATTCGCCCGGGAGGGAATCCTCGCCTACACCGTGGCCCCCGGCTTCGTCGAGACGGAGATGGCCCGCGAGTTCGTCCGGCGCGGCGGCGAGGATCCCGCACGCGAGATACCCCTCGGCTCGCTGGCACCACCGCAGGAGGTCGCGAACGTCGTCGCCTTCCTGGCCTCCGGGGCCGTCCGCCACGCGACCGGGGCCACGATAGATATAAACGGCGCCTCCTACGTGCACTGA
- a CDS encoding N-acetylmuramoyl-L-alanine amidase — protein sequence MGADYPYAGYYPASTANYTPANRPTDYSIDMVIIHVTQGSWSATINWFENPAAQSSAHYVVRSSDGYIGQSVLEKDIAWHAGNWYYNEHSVGIEHEGYIDDPSWFTDAMYRSSARLTAYLCEKYRIAIDREHIIGHDEVPDPNNPGEYGGVDHHKDPGPYWNWDLYMSYVAQYAGAAQVYRQVVDNASARFSASSNWKTSSWNGQKHGRNYRYTTPKAVSDDALYRFKIPTTGSYKVYAWWPSSPGYNPSVPVGIQTTSGLEWVRVDQTKNGGRWNNLGTFTLAAGDSACVRISRWTSAGGYIIADAVKIVST from the coding sequence ATGGGTGCGGACTACCCCTACGCAGGCTACTACCCCGCGAGCACGGCGAACTACACCCCCGCAAACCGCCCCACCGACTACTCAATAGACATGGTCATAATCCACGTCACCCAGGGCTCCTGGTCGGCCACGATAAACTGGTTCGAAAACCCCGCAGCCCAGTCCTCGGCCCACTACGTGGTGCGCTCCTCCGACGGCTACATAGGACAGTCGGTTCTCGAGAAGGACATCGCCTGGCACGCGGGCAACTGGTACTACAACGAGCACTCGGTAGGGATAGAGCACGAGGGCTACATAGACGACCCTTCGTGGTTCACGGATGCGATGTACCGCTCTTCGGCGAGGCTGACGGCGTATCTGTGCGAGAAGTACAGGATAGCGATAGACCGCGAGCACATAATCGGGCATGATGAGGTACCGGACCCGAACAACCCTGGTGAGTATGGAGGGGTTGACCATCACAAGGACCCTGGTCCCTACTGGAACTGGGACCTCTACATGAGCTACGTCGCCCAGTACGCCGGCGCAGCCCAGGTCTACAGGCAGGTGGTGGACAACGCCAGCGCCCGGTTTTCGGCCTCCAGCAACTGGAAGACGAGCTCCTGGAACGGACAGAAACACGGCCGGAACTACCGTTACACCACCCCGAAGGCCGTCTCGGACGACGCGCTCTACAGGTTCAAGATCCCGACTACCGGGAGTTACAAGGTGTACGCTTGGTGGCCGAGCTCCCCGGGGTACAACCCTTCGGTCCCGGTCGGGATCCAGACGACCTCGGGGCTCGAGTGGGTGCGGGTGGACCAGACCAAAAACGGCGGCCGCTGGAACAACCTCGGCACGTTCACGCTCGCAGCCGGAGACTCTGCCTGCGTGAGAATCTCCCGCTGGACCTCGGCCGGAGGTTACATCATCGCCGATGCCGTGAAGATCGTGAGCACCTGA
- a CDS encoding CAP domain-containing protein, producing the protein MVRTPRLFAAIPLVIAFLVVLALCPRTVAAQSGGIGVRKCSGGKITLSRYEAGVFWRQNRIRVDNGLKPLCVNPILERAARAHSREMLQKQYFSHDSYDGQSFYERLISFGYTPDGYRYWTVGENIAWGSGPYGRPASVMDSWMQSSGHRANILNGEYREVGVGVAQGVFEQNGGASLYTVDFGVRLR; encoded by the coding sequence TTGGTACGGACCCCTCGTCTCTTCGCAGCCATCCCTCTCGTCATCGCCTTTCTCGTAGTCCTGGCGCTCTGCCCCCGGACCGTTGCTGCCCAGAGCGGCGGGATCGGGGTAAGGAAATGTTCCGGCGGCAAGATCACGCTCAGCCGCTACGAGGCGGGGGTGTTCTGGCGTCAGAACCGCATCCGGGTCGACAACGGATTGAAACCGCTCTGCGTGAACCCGATCCTGGAGCGCGCAGCCCGGGCGCACTCGCGCGAGATGCTGCAGAAGCAGTACTTCTCGCACGACTCCTACGACGGACAGAGCTTTTATGAGCGTCTGATCTCCTTTGGATACACCCCCGACGGGTACCGTTACTGGACCGTGGGGGAGAACATCGCCTGGGGTAGCGGTCCCTACGGCCGGCCCGCGAGCGTGATGGACTCCTGGATGCAAAGCTCCGGGCATCGGGCGAACATCCTGAACGGCGAATATCGCGAGGTGGGTGTCGGTGTGGCCCAGGGGGTCTTCGAGCAGAACGGGGGTGCCTCTCTCTACACTGTAGACTTCGGGGTTCGCCTCCGCTGA
- a CDS encoding histidine triad nucleotide-binding protein — protein sequence MAEKTLFQKIMDREIPGDILYEDDRCIALRDINPQAPTHVLVVPRKVIPSLDDLTEEDEPIVGHLFTVAKEVAAREGLENGWRAVINCGPDANQTIDHLHLHVIGGRRMGWPPG from the coding sequence ATGGCAGAGAAGACGCTCTTCCAGAAGATAATGGACCGGGAGATACCGGGCGACATCCTCTACGAGGACGATCGCTGCATCGCCCTGCGCGACATCAACCCGCAGGCCCCGACGCACGTGCTCGTCGTCCCCCGCAAGGTCATCCCCTCCCTGGACGACCTGACGGAGGAGGATGAACCCATAGTCGGGCATCTGTTCACGGTGGCGAAGGAGGTCGCGGCCCGGGAGGGGCTCGAGAACGGCTGGCGCGCGGTGATCAACTGCGGTCCCGACGCGAACCAGACCATAGACCACCTTCACCTGCACGTGATCGGGGGGCGCAGGATGGGATGGCCGCCGGGGTGA